The Podospora bellae-mahoneyi strain CBS 112042 chromosome 7, whole genome shotgun sequence genomic sequence ACAGAGGGgtatgttgaggaggttcgTACGGAACAGTAAAAGGTTACCCCCCCGCTTGTACTTGGTAACATTCCATTTCTGCTCTCCCAGACGATGAATATATTGTCGACAGCTGTTTGTGCTGAGGATTTTATCAGCTATTTACCTCGCTTACTTAGCCTCGAAGTTGTGCCCTCTTTCTATGCCTTGTCACGTTGTGGACAAAACAACTGGCACTGCAAATCACCAGCCttgaaaaataattaattgTCTTTGAAAGAGAGTCGAGAGGCCTTAAAAGATGGTCAAGAGGCtttgaaagatagttaacAGACTTTAAAATATAGTTAAGATGCTATAAAAGATAGGTAATAGGCCCCAGAAGATAACTAATAAGCCTATCCTTCTTTTGACGAGGCGTAGCTTAACAACGATTACTCATTTTACCAACTTGCAGTACCAGTTAATTTGTCCACGAAGTGCTTGCCTCTATTTTTAGCTTGTCTAAGTCTATTTGATGCTCTATTAGCTATCACATGCTTTTGGTTCTCCATGCCCACTCATGCCTACGCCCTCGCCAACGCTCCCTTGAATATCTCCACAAACTTCCACACATCTTCAAACCGACAATACATCGGCACCGGAGCCACTCTAATCACATCCGGCTTCCTCGCATCACACActaccccctcctccgccaacacTTTACTCACACTCTCCAAtatcccctccctcagcaTCAAACTCAACTGAGTCCCCCTCTCGAGCGGGTTCCCCGGCGTGATGATCCTAAaagcctgctcctcccccttcctcccaaccccccctctgaTCAGCCCCTCTAGCAAGCATTCCAGATACCCcgtcagcaccaccgccttacccctcaacctctccatatacctctcccccaccgaCTCAAACACCCCCAACGCAGCACTCACACTCGCCAGGTCAATCGCACTCGGGTTGCTCAACTGCCAGCCGCTCGCCCCCTTGCCAGGCTTgaactccttctccatcagAAACCTAACCGACTTGTCCGCTCCATaccaaccctccaacctgTCCAGGTTTCTGGAatggtgtttttggtgaAGGAACAAGCCGGCTGTCGACCCCGGTCCGGCGTTGATGTACTTGTAGGTGCACCACACCGCGAAATCGACGTTCCAGTCGTGGAGGCAGAGTGGGACGTTGCCGGCCGCGTGGGCGAGGTCCCAGCCTACGCAGGGGATGCCGAGGGAGTGGGCGTGGGCGGTGATGGTTttgatgtcgaggagctggccggTGTAGTACTGGAttccggggaggaggacgagagcGGTGGAGGGAGCGTGCTCGGTTAtggtggcgaggatggattcggtggtgaggtagaggtcgggggtgggttggatttcgatgagggaggtggagggggagaggttgtggTGGCGGATTTGGGATTGGATGGCGTACTTTGTGGGGTTAGAAGTCCGGAAAagggaagaatgggagggaggagacaTACCCAGTCTGAAGGGAAGGGTTTCCACTCGATGATGACTTTGTGTCTTTCTGCTGTTGGCTTGTAGAAGGAGGCCATcatgaggtggaggttggcggtgagGGTGTTCATGTAGATGATCTCTTCTggcacagcagcaccaacgAGGTCGACAGATTTCTTGGCACAAGACTCGGCCAGGTCTTGCCAGCTGGACAGAGGCGAGTTTTCGAGGGTTGAAAAGTGACCGTTGACACCGATGCTGGCCCATGTTTCTAGCTGTGACTCAAGGGCTCTTCTCACAGCTTTTGGCTGAGCGCCGAGGGAGTTTCCAACAAAGTAGATGCTCTTTTCATCTTCACTGTCGTTTTCCCCTACGAGGTTGTTAGAGTCTGCTGGTTCAAGCACAGAGGGCGCAACACATACCGGGACTGACCCCATTCagagccttcttcttcaacgaaGTCCTCGTGGGAATATTGAATTCTTTTCTGAGATGGCCAAGCTTGTCTTGCTGATCAAGACTTTGAGCGTATTCAAGAGTTCCCGCTTCAGCTGGAAATGACGGCTTCTGGCCGCTCCGGAAGGCTGCTGTGAGAGAATCCATTGTGCCGCTGTTGACACAGAACTACAAGACTGAAACTGAAAGGGAAGATATTGTATTGGCTTCCGTGAGGCCATATCGCACTCCCCCTTTCTATCCCTTGTATCACTTTATACAAGTCCACAAGCCGTTTTCGGAGGCCACGTGCCGTGTCACCATTTCCATGCTCCCGGGTCGGAGTGGGGCCCAGACGGGTTTCCGCGATCCGTCTTCCGCACCTTTCCGCCTTCCGCACTTCCGCAGCTCCACCATACAAACCGACGATGACGCCGATTAGGGGTCCCAAAGACAGCAATTACATGGCTGAAAAATTACAGAGAATCCAAGCTGACCAACTCCAGGACCTGTTTTGCAGAATCTTGGTTGGGGTAACCACATGCTGCAATCGGGCAAAGCCCATCACAAAACGTTCATCTCAATGCATCAATCCGACCCTTGTTTGCACACATGCACGGACTCTTGTCTATTGAATATTGAACTGTGCCTTATTCCTTACCACCGACTCGACTCGACTGGATTCCCGGCCCGTGTTGTATTCGTCAAACAAAAGAGCTGCCAAGACGACATCGGACGGCGGCTTACACCTCCTACCTGCACAGCATTCTGCACCTGTACGCACATCGGCCCTGCCATCTTGTTAtcaaacagaaaaaaacGCCGCTAATCTGTGCTCGGAAGGACGGACGGAGCTAAAGGCATCATACAGGTAAAACGTCACCATGATCTCGGATCATCTGGTTCGGCCCAGCTTCTGTTTGTCTGCCCAAACCCAGTGCCAACTGCCAAAGCCGTTGTTGACCGCTGACCCCCTTGCTGACCGATGGGCCATCTTATCGAGCCCCCGTTTCTATTTCTTCTTTACCGAGATGTTCCCCCTACTCCTGACCCTTTGCCacccatctcatcttccGCGCTCACCTGAATCTTGACTACCGCTTCTGGGTTTTGTCTCACTTCATCCAGTCTTTCGCTCTCACCATGTCACCCTGTGAGCCACTGCCTGCCACCAAGGCTAGTCACAGTGATGTTTCTCGCGTCCTGTCAGAGGAGTTTGGTGTCACATCCAATGCTTTCCttccagaacaacaacctctcTCGAGGCTTCCAGATCAATACTATGCCCCCTGGGAAACCATTgtctcttctctttcctccCACATTCAACAACAGACTCTCCGCCAGGAGGTAGACAGATTGCCAGTCCTATCAACAGACCGCCTGGCCTCAGAAGCCGAATGGAGACGAGCCTATGTTGTCTTGGGCTTCCTCACACATGCCTACGTCTGGGGAGGTGACGTTGCTTCCGAGGTCGGTATTTCACTTGAACCAGCACCACCTTACTTTGAACTGACACAACTCACAgatcctccccccacccataactgtccctctcctctccgtTTCCAGacacctctctcttcccccagTAGCCACCTATGCCGCGGTCAACCTCTGGAACTTTTCTTCGGTATCTCCAACATCCGACCTCGCTGACCTCGACTCCCTCACCGCACTCCACACCTTCACCGGCACTCAAGATGAGTCCTGGTTCTACATGGTCAGCGTCGCCATGGAGGCCCAAGGCGGTCCCATCATCCCCGTCATGCTCTCCGCCCTATCTGCCCTCCAACACCATGACCTTcccgccaccaccgaggccatcaacgaaATCACCTCCTGCATCCACAAACTGGGTATATTGCTCGACAGGATGGACGAAAGGTGCGACCCAGAAGTGTTTTACCATCAGATCCGCCCTTTCCTAGCAGGCAGCAAGAACATGGCCGGGGCCGGGCTGGCAAACGGCGTGTTCTATGACGAGGGACAAGACGGCAAGGGAGAATGGAGACAGtaccgaggaggaagcaaCGGTCAAAGCTCGCTCATCCAGCTATTTGACCTCGTGCTGGGAGTTGAGCACGTCGCGCAGGGTAATGCGAGTCCGGACTCGTACtcgcaggagaagaagatggagagttTCCACAGGGAGGTCAGAGGGTACATGCCGGAGCCGCACAGGAGGCTTCTTGAGTTTGTGGAGGGGCGGTACCCAGGAGGATTGAGGAAAGGTGTGGAGGATTTGTTGGTGACACCAAGCACAGAGGGAAACGACGGTGAGAGaagggagttgagggaggcgTTCACGACGGCGACCAAGGCACTGGCCGAGTTTAGGAATAAGCACTTGCAGATTGTGACGCGATATATCGTGATTCcgtcgaggaaggagaacAAGGCCAAGGGAAGTAACTTGGCGACGGCGTCATCGAGGCtggcgggggatgatgataaGAAGCTGACGGGGACAGGGGGGACTGCACTATTGCCGTTCCTGAAGCAATCACGGGATGAAACGTTTCGCGCGGGGGATTTTTCGCGATGAAAGCCATGTCATGTCATGTCATGTCATGTCAtgaaaaaaaggagggaaCTTTGCTGTGGAATAGCGGGGCTTGTGATTTGCGGCGGGCGGCTGATGAATGTGTGTCTCGACAAATAGAAGATGATGTTCTTGAACAAGTTCAAATGCAGAACTTGTCTCGGCAATAAACAACCCACATCCGCGGGGTCGGGTCTCCGGTTTTTGCTGTGGGCGGCCCCCAAAGTTCCCCCCAGTTCCTTACTGCGGTAGGGCGCCGTGCAAAGTTCCTTTGATTACCCGCTTTGCTGCACATCATGTTGGAACTTTTGGGTGTCGGCCAATCACAGCCCACGATGGCTTCGCATTCGCAAGCACCACTGCCAAATATCCCACTTGCTCAGATCATGTTGCAGTAGATCTGCTACGTAGCATTGCCATCTCACTGtcgatggatgatggatggcatATCCCTACTTTTACCTACTTGATCAATACAGATAGACATCTCCTCATTCTCATCCTTGCTGCCGTTGTCTTTTCCCTCCGCTAGCtacctcttctcttttcttctagttccctttttctttctttctattATATATACACTTTAtacaaccacatcaccatgtcatcgacaacaacaacaccagaaaCCAAGACCGTCCTGGTGATAGGCGCAACAGGCAAGCAAGGTCGGGCTTTCATCCGCTCCTTGCTCTTCCCTTCGGCAGcgtcaacaccatcatcacccacaaCGACAACCTTCCCTAGATCCCAAGCTGAAAACTGGcgcatcctcgccctcactCGAGACGCCTCTGCCCCACCAGCCCAGGCGCTCCTCGAAGAAGCC encodes the following:
- the BNA5_1 gene encoding Kynureninase (L-kynurenine hydrolase) (EggNog:ENOG503NUB7; COG:E), with amino-acid sequence MDSLTAAFRSGQKPSFPAEAGTLEYAQSLDQQDKLGHLRKEFNIPTRTSLKKKALNGVSPGENDSEDEKSIYFVGNSLGAQPKAVRRALESQLETWASIGVNGHFSTLENSPLSSWQDLAESCAKKSVDLVGAAVPEEIIYMNTLTANLHLMMASFYKPTAERHKVIIEWKPFPSDWYAIQSQIRHHNLSPSTSLIEIQPTPDLYLTTESILATITEHAPSTALVLLPGIQYYTGQLLDIKTITAHAHSLGIPCVGWDLAHAAGNVPLCLHDWNVDFAVWCTYKYINAGPGSTAGLFLHQKHHSRNLDRLEGWYGADKSVRFLMEKEFKPGKGASGWQLSNPSAIDLASVSAALGVFESVGERYMERLRGKAVVLTGYLECLLEGLIRGGVGRKGEEQAFRIITPGNPLERGTQLSLMLREGILESVSKVLAEEGVVCDARKPDVIRVAPVPMYCRFEDVWKFVEIFKGALARA
- a CDS encoding hypothetical protein (EggNog:ENOG503PCDI; COG:E), whose amino-acid sequence is MSPCEPLPATKASHSDVSRVLSEEFGVTSNAFLPEQQPLSRLPDQYYAPWETIVSSLSSHIQQQTLRQEVDRLPVLSTDRLASEAEWRRAYVVLGFLTHAYVWGGDVASEILPPPITVPLLSVSRHLSLPPVATYAAVNLWNFSSVSPTSDLADLDSLTALHTFTGTQDESWFYMVSVAMEAQGGPIIPVMLSALSALQHHDLPATTEAINEITSCIHKLGILLDRMDERCDPEVFYHQIRPFLAGSKNMAGAGLANGVFYDEGQDGKGEWRQYRGGSNGQSSLIQLFDLVLGVEHVAQGNASPDSYSQEKKMESFHREVRGYMPEPHRRLLEFVEGRYPGGLRKGVEDLLVTPSTEGNDGERRELREAFTTATKALAEFRNKHLQIVTRYIVIPSRKENKAKGSNLATASSRLAGDDDKKLTGTGGTALLPFLKQSRDETFRAGDFSR